The following is a genomic window from Manihot esculenta cultivar AM560-2 chromosome 9, M.esculenta_v8, whole genome shotgun sequence.
aattacAGTattattatatcaatttatttaaataagaatattttataaaattatgaaataatatttttatgtgattaaacGTATATAAAATTACTGATAATTACAGCattattatatcaatttattaaaataatataaaatttaattattagataaatatatatgatatcattaaattatttttattattaataatcgcaatcgaattatttttatacatctaatcacaatataatattaattttataattttaaaattatataatatcaagtaattttttatttaaatattaataataaaatttattaaataataatatattaaaattataaaaaatatttattattataaaatataatataaataatattattaaattaatataatatattaataattcagttcaaaaaatatatattaataattaaaaacataaaattagcTTGATGCCATTTTAAGTGGTGCAGTCCAcgattctaaaaaataaaaaataaaagaaaaaatggaCGGACGCTGTTTAAAATAGTATCAAgccatcatttaaaaaaaaaaattgatgctTTTATATAAAAAGCGTCAGACCTTGATATCTTTTATAAGAGCGCGTGGACATTTTTGATCGCCATTTAATGGTCAAATGTGGATTAAAAGgcgtaaaaaattatttttgaccgtCATCTAACggtcaaaatttaaattcataagtattttatttttgactttaaattgataatttaatttattttcaatttaaattgacAAAAAAACTCGAAAATTTAAGAGACTAACATCTATATCATACAGGGTCAATATTCATGTACGCTACTGGGAACAAGCAACATCTGTACATAGGTCAACCAGAGTTGCTCAAGGAATTGAATCTGCACAAATCCTTGGATTTGGGCAAGCCAACTTATCTCTCCAAGACCATGGAGCCCATGCTGGGTGATGGCATCATAAAGGCTAATGGATCTCACTGGGCCTATCAGAGGAAGCTTATGGCCCCTGAATTCTTCCTCCACAAGGCTAAGGTACATGCCAATTATACCAATTATAGAATTTGaaaagatgattttttttttatgggtaTTTAATATAATTGCAGTATATGTTGGGGCTAATGGAGGAATCTACTATAGACATGATAAGGACATGGCAAAGCCAAGTTGATAACAATGGAGGAGTTGCAGATATAACTGTTGATAAGGATTTGAAGTGTGTGTCTGCAGATATTATCTCTAAAGCTTGTTTTGGCAACTCTTACTCACAAGGCAAACAAATCTTTGCAAAAATGGATGCTCTTCAAGGAGCTATGTCTAAACCAAGTCTACTTTTTGGACTCGCAAACTTCAGGTTCACCTCCTTTCccttcataaacataaacaacgTTAAATCGGTTGTCTGAAAATTCAATGGTTTTTCACATTTCCTTAAAACAATTTGACTGCAATTTGCAGATTTCTCCCCACGAAGAGCAATAGGGAAATATGGATGTTACAGAAAGAGGTAGAAACACTGATATTAGAAGTAGTGAACGCTCGCAGAGAAGAATTACAAAGCTCTAGCAAATCCAAGAAGGACTTGCTAGAAGCTTTACTAGAAAGTTCTACCAATAGCGAAGACTTCATCAATCCTCGTAGTACAGATCGTTTCATAGTGGACAACTGCAAAAACATCTACTTTGCAGGCCATGAGACCACTGCTCTTACGGCCTCGTGGACCTTGATGCTTCTTGCATTATACCCCGAGTGGCAACAACGCGTTCGAGCTGAGATCTTCGACATCTGTGGTGGTAAAGTCGAAGACAGCTTCCAAGATTTGGACAAACTTCGTCAGTTAAAATCGGTATTTATTTACAACTTTCAGTTCAGCAAGTTAAATTTACATGAATTTTCATTTCTTAAACTTCCCATCTGCAGCTAACAATGGTGATCCACGAAACTCTGAGACTCTATGGTCCAGCTGTAATAACATCAAGGGAAGCTTTTGCTGACATGAAGGTGGGAGATTTAACTGTGCCAAAAGGCACCAACATTTGGATACCAGTCACGACACTGCATCGAGATCCTGATAACTGGGGTCCTGATGTTGGTGAATTCAAGCCAGAGAGATTTGCAAGAGGCATAGCTGAAGCTTGCAAGTATCCGCAGTCATATATTCCATTTGGTTTCGGGAGCCGTTTATGCATTGGGCAGACATTTGCCATGCTAGAACTGAAAATACTTGTATCCTTAATGCTATCAAACTTTTGTTTCTCAATGTCTCCAGAGTATCGCCATTCCCCTGTCTTTAAGATGCTGCTAGTGCCTCAACATGGCATCAGACTCATGGCAAGGAGATTGCAAAGGGAGGATGTGGTGGCCCAGAAATAAGCCTAATCATTGTTTATGTACttaattattatctattaaTAATGACTTTCTCAAAGACATTACCAAAACGAGcaaagtgataattttttttttaatatatgttagtATTATTAAAAAGGTTATGTGTGTAGCTGTTTTTATTTGCTTTGTTTACGTGTATAAAGGGAAtccattaattaaataaaaataaaaatttagagtgttaccagattttaaatattatttattttaaacaaaaaaaactaTGGTGCCCTGAGTTTTATATGTTAACTGTTGAGCATAACCAATCATTAAATGGCAGACAGAAAAGATACCAAAACATTGGTGGAAGAAGACATGAATAATGTATTAATTTGAATGAGTCAAGATGTGCTATTAAAATTTCCTTTTATGTTGTtagttaatatttattttttgataattagaGTTTTCTGTAATTTTGATATTGCTATTACTCTAAACTTATGCTGTCGTTTGACatgaataatttgaaaaaaaaaattattaaattattaataattttattgatgtgACCGAAtgtcattaataattttagtgATGTGATCCAAATTACAATTAGTGCTatgatttgttaaaatttataaaaaaaaatattataatttattaaaatttataaaaaacagTGAGATGGTGTGTCAATAGCCCTCGTTCCAATActcatattaataaattaaagagtagagtgaatataaaaaattacttaaaacttgaaaggagttgtataaaaaaattatgtatatttactcgtatgattattttttttataatgtaaaaaaatagagataaatataatattttttcatgATTTGATAATGATGTGATCCACTGgttgattaaataattttaccgATTAATATGTTGATAATCCATAATTACAGATGTGATTgagatatattaaaatatgtaacgatattttatatttagacTCAATCTATTAAGAATTGAACGAGTCTTAATAATAAATCGAATAATCAAGgtgtttaaaattttctttttatgagTAAAACTGCATTGTAATACTTTTAGCAAGTGATTTTATTTTGTATCATTATTGTgtaatatcaaaaattaaaaattcattcattttaaataaaaatttaaaaaaaaatcaattgaattaaaattttataaaattttttattttaaataa
Proteins encoded in this region:
- the LOC110622403 gene encoding cytochrome P450 714C2 — encoded protein: MEGIAAATQVFWSLILIGVCLLFKKLWDAMWLKPRRIRLTLSRQGIRGPKPSFLYGNIQEMQNIQSMLIKDQASEFHSQPAVSHNSWVTSIFPYLHLWAQQYGSIFMYATGNKQHLYIGQPELLKELNLHKSLDLGKPTYLSKTMEPMLGDGIIKANGSHWAYQRKLMAPEFFLHKAKYMLGLMEESTIDMIRTWQSQVDNNGGVADITVDKDLKCVSADIISKACFGNSYSQGKQIFAKMDALQGAMSKPSLLFGLANFRFLPTKSNREIWMLQKEVETLILEVVNARREELQSSSKSKKDLLEALLESSTNSEDFINPRSTDRFIVDNCKNIYFAGHETTALTASWTLMLLALYPEWQQRVRAEIFDICGGKVEDSFQDLDKLRQLKSLTMVIHETLRLYGPAVITSREAFADMKVGDLTVPKGTNIWIPVTTLHRDPDNWGPDVGEFKPERFARGIAEACKYPQSYIPFGFGSRLCIGQTFAMLELKILVSLMLSNFCFSMSPEYRHSPVFKMLLVPQHGIRLMARRLQREDVVAQK